Proteins found in one Spirochaetota bacterium genomic segment:
- a CDS encoding 5-(carboxyamino)imidazole ribonucleotide synthase: MADSQHIFEQYSLVFRGTVNRIHDMERLVTSNLKLGIIAGGQLGKMLIQEASKWDIITYVLDNDEDCPAAKIASYFIKGSHLDFDSVYQFGKEVELLTFEIENVNIEALKKLKSEGHRIVPDPEIFELIQDKGLQKEFYKKNGIPTSPFKLCESETAILQGIEKGEINFPFVQKLRKGGYDGRGVAVINNHDDLKKILSGASVIENKVEITKEIAVIAARNRKGEVKCYPVVEMLFDPNANLVDKLICPSSIAVEQSEKAINFASEIIELLNMEGLLAVEFFIDSNGSIIVNEIAPRPHNSGHHTIESIITSQFEQHLRAILNLPLGSTKLKLPSVMINILGSDGHNGPVHYEGLTESMAIDGVKIHLYGKKITKPYRKMGHVTVLSSSLECALKKAEKVKQLIKAKAW, translated from the coding sequence GTGGCGGATTCTCAGCATATTTTTGAGCAATATAGCTTGGTTTTTCGGGGAACTGTCAATAGAATACATGATATGGAAAGATTGGTAACGTCAAATTTGAAACTGGGAATTATTGCCGGCGGACAACTCGGGAAAATGCTAATTCAGGAAGCCAGCAAGTGGGACATCATAACATATGTTTTAGATAATGACGAAGATTGTCCTGCCGCAAAAATAGCCTCATATTTTATTAAAGGCAGTCACCTGGATTTTGATTCAGTTTACCAATTTGGAAAAGAGGTGGAATTGTTGACCTTTGAAATTGAAAACGTGAATATTGAAGCTCTTAAAAAACTTAAGTCAGAAGGTCACAGAATTGTACCTGACCCTGAAATATTTGAGTTAATACAAGATAAAGGCTTGCAGAAAGAATTTTATAAAAAGAATGGAATTCCGACTTCCCCCTTTAAACTCTGCGAATCCGAAACTGCTATTTTACAGGGTATTGAAAAAGGGGAAATAAATTTCCCGTTTGTGCAAAAATTAAGGAAGGGTGGATATGACGGGCGTGGAGTAGCTGTTATAAACAACCATGATGATTTAAAAAAAATACTTTCGGGGGCATCCGTAATTGAAAATAAAGTTGAGATAACAAAAGAAATTGCAGTAATCGCGGCACGAAACAGAAAGGGAGAAGTAAAATGCTACCCTGTGGTCGAAATGCTTTTTGACCCCAATGCAAATCTTGTGGATAAACTAATTTGCCCTTCGTCAATAGCTGTCGAACAATCGGAAAAAGCGATAAATTTTGCCAGCGAAATTATAGAATTGCTTAATATGGAAGGCCTGCTTGCTGTTGAGTTTTTTATAGATTCAAATGGCAGCATCATTGTGAACGAAATTGCCCCCCGCCCACACAATAGCGGCCATCATACAATTGAAAGTATCATTACATCACAATTTGAGCAACACTTGCGAGCAATATTAAACCTGCCTCTAGGAAGCACTAAACTTAAACTTCCCTCGGTAATGATAAACATTTTAGGTTCTGATGGGCACAACGGTCCGGTACATTATGAAGGATTAACGGAAAGCATGGCGATTGACGGTGTAAAGATTCATTTATACGGAAAAAAAATAACCAAACCCTACCGAAAAATGGGGCATGTTACCGTATTGTCCTCATCATTGGAGTGTGCATTGAAAAAGGCAGAAAAAGTAAAACAATTAATAAAGGCGAAAGCCTGGTAA
- a CDS encoding type II toxin-antitoxin system RelE/ParE family toxin, whose product MFLNSLPGKVAQKITWVLEILETQGMLPSLYFKKLVNTDIRECRIQSGSNIYRIFCFFDHGSIIVLTHGFIKKSRKTPLKEIIKAENHKNDYLFRRKQWVICENILIKEKSLILSLHLITTKD is encoded by the coding sequence ATATTTTTAAATTCTCTACCAGGTAAGGTTGCACAGAAAATTACTTGGGTCTTGGAAATCCTTGAAACGCAGGGTATGCTTCCTTCTTTATATTTCAAAAAATTGGTTAATACTGATATTCGGGAATGCCGTATTCAATCTGGATCAAATATTTATCGAATTTTTTGTTTTTTTGATCATGGTTCGATTATTGTACTAACACATGGTTTCATTAAAAAGTCTCGGAAAACTCCTTTAAAAGAAATAATTAAAGCAGAAAACCATAAAAATGATTATCTTTTCAGGAGAAAACAATGGGTGATTTGCGAAAATATATTGATAAAAGAAAAAAGTCTGATCCTGAGTTTGCATTTAATTACAACGAAGGACTGA
- a CDS encoding helix-turn-helix transcriptional regulator — translation MGDLRKYIDKRKKSDPEFAFNYNEGLKNFKIGLILRQAREESGLTQEELANKIKTTKSAISRIENHSDDIKLSTLTKVAKASGKNLSIRLL, via the coding sequence ATGGGTGATTTGCGAAAATATATTGATAAAAGAAAAAAGTCTGATCCTGAGTTTGCATTTAATTACAACGAAGGACTGAAAAATTTTAAAATTGGTTTGATACTTCGCCAAGCGCGAGAAGAAAGCGGCTTAACACAGGAAGAATTGGCTAATAAAATTAAAACCACTAAAAGTGCTATTTCAAGAATTGAAAATCATTCTGATGATATCAAACTTTCTACTTTAACAAAAGTCGCAAAGGCTTCAGGCAAGAATTTATCAATACGTCTCCTGTGA